One Malus domestica chromosome 11, GDT2T_hap1 genomic region harbors:
- the LOC103447769 gene encoding stemmadenine O-acetyltransferase-like, producing MDQLFMKILTCVEQKMASEIKIEVIHKETIKPLSPTPDHLKSLSLSVFDQYQPEIYIPLLFFYPNKNNSDDGQVKNIDHPSLFAERSNLLKKSLSEALTRFYPFAGEFKYNVSISCSDRGAAFLEAQVNCPVSRILENPDFEILKRLLPTDCMSTQAETGYLVLVQANLFECGGLAIGVSIHHKAADAFTAATFIKCWAALALGSASSTTHHVLLPEEFGVAASLAPSLDSLDSLGAPVTFSTERHATRRFVFDASKISALKSKAASATVPNPTRVEVASAVIWKNLIQASRSKFGLMKPSMWCATVNMRKRWGQAVTENIRGNFVWYAAALITAESEVELESLVGKLRKGIEEYKEKHPNGVSGEEVCQTVKRSAGLLLSGDIEMYTCSSWCRFPLYETNFGWGKPSWATSQPSNGLICLSDTRDGDGVEASLSLKEDVMAKIESSDDLLSYASMNPTVV from the coding sequence ATGGACCAACTCTTTATGAAAATCCTAACTTGTGTGGAGCAAAAGATGGCTTCGGAGATCAAGATTGAAGTGATCCACAAGGAAACAATTAAACCACTCTCTCCAACTCCTGACCACCTTAAAAGCTTGAGCCTCTCTGTTTTTGATCAGTATCAACCTGAAATTTATATCCCACTACTTTTCTTCTATCCCAACAAAAATAACAGCGACGACGGCCAGGTCAAAAATATCGATCATCCTTCTTTGTTTGCCGAAAGATCCAACCTACTAAAGAAATCACTGTCTGAAGCCCTCACTCGATTCTACCCCTTCGCCGGAGAATTTAAATATAATGTTTCAATCAGCTGCAGTGACCGTGGGGCTGCATTTCTTGAAGCCCAAGTGAACTGTCCCGTATCGAGGATTTTGGAAAACCCCGATTTTGAGATCCTAAAACGGTTGCTTCCAACTGATTGTATGTCCACACAAGCTGAGACAGGATATCTTGTGCTAGTCCAGGCCAACTTATTTGAATGTGGCGGATTGGCAATCGGGGTCAGCATTCACCATAAAGCTGCCGATGCTTTTACAGCCGCCACATTCATCAAATGTTGGGCTGCACTCGCTCTTGGCTCGGCCAGTAGTACTACTCACCACGTACTGCTTCCCGAGGAATTCGGTGTTGCAGCTTCTCTTGCCCCATCCCTTGATTCCTTGGACTCACTAGGAGCTCCTGTGACATTTTCTACGGAGAGACACGCGACGAGGAGATTTGTGTTTGATGCTTCGAAAATTTCTGCTCTCAAGTCCAAGGCTGCTAGCGCCACGGTGCCAAACCCAACACGTGTTGAAGTAGCATCGGCAGTCATTTGGAAAAACCTAATACAAGCATCAAGATCGAAGTTTGGTCTTATGAAGCCATCCATGTGGTGTGCAACCGTGAACATGCGCAAAAGATGGGGGCAGGCTGTGACAGAAAACATACGGGGGAATTTCGTGTGGTACGCTGCAGCATTGATCACAGCAGAGAGCGAAGTAGAACTCGAGAGCTTGGTTGGTAAACTCAGGAAGGGGATTGAGGAATATAAGGAAAAGCATCCAAATGGAGTCAGTGGTGAGGAAGTATGTCAAACCGTCAAAAGGTCTGCGGGTCTTTTGTTGAGCGGAGATATAGAAATGTATACTTGCAGCAGCTGGTGCAGGTTTCCGTTGTATGAAACCAATTTCGGATGGGGAAAGCCATCATGGGCAACGTCTCAACCATCCAatggtttaatttgtttgaGTGACACGAGAGATGGTGATGGCGTAGAAGCGTCCTTGTCATTGAAAGAAGACGTCATGGCCAAAATCGAAAGCAGCGACGACCTGCTCTCGTATGCTTCTATGAATCCGACCGTCGTTTGA
- the LOC103447768 gene encoding probable NOT transcription complex subunit VIP2 isoform X1, whose amino-acid sequence MSGLLNSSLNGSASNLPDSSGRFASSFSGQSGAASPVFHHSGSMQGLHNIHGSFNVPNMPGTLTSRNSTINNVPSGGVQQPAGSLSGGRFTSNNLPVALSQLSHGSSHAHSGVTNRGGISVVGNPGFSSSTNGIGGSIPGILPTSAAIGNRSAVSGLGVSPILGNAGPRITSSMGNMVGGGNIGRSISTGGGLSVPGLASRLNLSGNGGSGSLTVQGQNRLMSGVLPQGSPQVISMLGNSYPNAGGPLSQSHVQVNNLSSMGIMNDVNSNDSSPFDINDFPSLTSRPSSAGGPQGQLGSLRKQGLGVSPIVQQNQEFSIQNEDFPALPGFKAGGDAEYGINMHQKEQLHDNAVSMMQSQHFPMGRSSGFNLGGTYSSHRPQQQQHAPSVSSSGVSFSQVNNQDLLHMHGSDIFPSSHSTYHSQTSGGPPGIGLRPLNSANSVSGMGSYDQLIQQYQQQNQSQFRLHQMSAGNQSYRDQGMKSMQSAQSAPDLFGLLGLLSVIRMSDPDLTSLALGIDLTTLGLNLNSTENLHKTFGSPWSDEPAKGDPEFSVPQCYYAKQPPVLHQGYFSKFSVETLFYIFYSMPKDEAQLYAANELNNRGWFYHKEHRLWFIRVPNMEPLVKTNTCERGSYHCFDPNTFETIRKDNFIVHYELLEKRPVLPQH is encoded by the exons ATGTCGGGTTTACTTAAT TCTTCTCTAAACGGATCAGCCTCAAATCTCCCAGACAGTAGTGGGCGATTTGCATCATCTTTCTCTGGTCAATCTGGTGCAGCTTCTCCCGTTTTTCATCACTCAG GAAGTATGCAGGGATTGCATAATATTCATGGGAGCTTCAATGTTCCCAACATGCCGGGTACATTAACATCAAGAAACTCAACAATAAATAATGTTCCTTCTGGTGGAGTCCAACAACCAGCTGGAAGCCTCTCTGGCGGACGATTCACATCAAATAACCTTCCTGTTGCTTTGTCTCAG TTATCTCATGGAAGCTCCCATGCACATTCAGGAGTCACTAATAGAGGAGGTATAAGTGTAGTAGGAAACCCTGGATTTAGTAGTAGCACAAATGGAATTGGCGGTTCTATTCCTGGGATTCTCCCTACATCTGCTGCAATTGGTAACCGGAGTGCTGTTTCAGGATTGGGTGTGTCCCCAATTTTGGGAAATGCAGGTCCTCGGATTACAAGTTCCATGGGAAACATGGTTGGTGGGGGAAACATTGGGAGGAGTATTAGCACTGGTGGAGGCTTGTCGGTGCCTGGTCTTGCTTCTCGTCTGAATTTAAGCGGAAATGGTGGATCTGGAAGTTTAACTGTACAAGGGCAAAATCGCTTGATGAGTGGTGTGCTACCACAAG GGTCTCCGCAAGTAATTTCGATGCTAGGAAACTCTTACCCTAATGCTGGTGGTCCACTTTCTCAAAGCCATGTCCAAGTGAATAATTTGAGCTCGATGGGAATAATGAATGATGTGAATTCTAATGACAGTTCTCCTTTTGACATCAACGATTTCCCTTCATTAACAAGTCGTCCCAGTTCTGCGGGAGGGCCTCAGGGGCAGTTGG GTTCACTACGAAAACAAGGCCTTGGTGTTAGTCCTATTGTTCAACAGAACCAAGAGTTCAGCATCCAAAATGAGGACTTTCCAGCTTTACCGGGATTTAAAG CAGGTGGTGATGCTGAATATGGGATCAATATGCACCAGAAAGAACAACTCCATGACAATGCTGTGTCGATGATGCAATCTCAGCACTTCCCA ATGGGACGGTCCTCAGGATTTAACTTGGGGGGAACTTATTCTTCTCATAGGCCACAACAGCAACAACATGCTCCATCAGTCAGCAGTAGTGGTGTCTCGTTTTCACAAGTAAACAATCAGGATCTTCTCCATATGCATGGTTCAGACATATTCCCATCATCACATTCAACATATCATTCACAG ACTAGTGGAGGACCTCCTGGCATTGGATTAAGACCTCTGAATTCTGCCAATTCAGTTTCTGGCATGGGTTCATATGACCAGCTTATTCAGCAGtatcaacaacaaaatcaaTCCCAGTTTCGCCTGCACCAGATGTCAGCTGGCAATCAATCATATAGGGATCAGGGAATGAAATCGATGCAGTCAGCGCAATCTGCTCCAGACCTATTTGGTTTGCTTGGATTGTTAAGTGTCATAAGGATGAGTGATCCTGATCTTACATCTCTTGCACTTGGAATTGATTTGACAACGCTTGGATTAAACTTGAATTCAACAGAAAACCTTCACAAGACTTTTGGTTCCCCATGGTCTGACGAGCCGGCTAAGGGTGATCCAGAGTTTAGTGTTCCGCAATGTTACTATGCTAAACAACCGCCTGTACTACAT CAAGGGTATTTTTCAAAGTTTTCTGTGGAAACGTTGTTCTATATCTTTTACAG CATGCCCAAAGACGAGGCCCAATTATATGCTGCCAATGAACT AAATAATAGAGGCTGGTTTTATCACAAGGAACACCGCCTATGGTTCATAAGAGTACCCAACATGGAACCACTTGTGAAGACCAACACGTGTGAGAGAGGATCTTATCACTGCTTTGATCCCAATACCTTTGAAACTATCCGAAAG GATAATTTTATTGTGCATTACGAGTTGTTGGAGAAGAGACCGGTGTTACCACAGCATTGA
- the LOC103447768 gene encoding probable NOT transcription complex subunit VIP2 isoform X4 has protein sequence MSGLLNSSLNGSASNLPDSSGRFASSFSGQSGAASPVFHHSGSMQGLHNIHGSFNVPNMPGTLTSRNSTINNVPSGGVQQPAGSLSGGRFTSNNLPVALSQLSHGSSHAHSGVTNRGGLGVSPILGNAGPRITSSMGNMVGGGNIGRSISTGGGLSVPGLASRLNLSGNGGSGSLTVQGQNRLMSGVLPQGSPQVISMLGNSYPNAGGPLSQSHVQVNNLSSMGIMNDVNSNDSSPFDINDFPSLTSRPSSAGGPQGQLGSLRKQGLGVSPIVQQNQEFSIQNEDFPALPGFKGGDAEYGINMHQKEQLHDNAVSMMQSQHFPMGRSSGFNLGGTYSSHRPQQQQHAPSVSSSGVSFSQVNNQDLLHMHGSDIFPSSHSTYHSQTSGGPPGIGLRPLNSANSVSGMGSYDQLIQQYQQQNQSQFRLHQMSAGNQSYRDQGMKSMQSAQSAPDLFGLLGLLSVIRMSDPDLTSLALGIDLTTLGLNLNSTENLHKTFGSPWSDEPAKGDPEFSVPQCYYAKQPPVLHQGYFSKFSVETLFYIFYSMPKDEAQLYAANELNNRGWFYHKEHRLWFIRVPNMEPLVKTNTCERGSYHCFDPNTFETIRKDNFIVHYELLEKRPVLPQH, from the exons ATGTCGGGTTTACTTAAT TCTTCTCTAAACGGATCAGCCTCAAATCTCCCAGACAGTAGTGGGCGATTTGCATCATCTTTCTCTGGTCAATCTGGTGCAGCTTCTCCCGTTTTTCATCACTCAG GAAGTATGCAGGGATTGCATAATATTCATGGGAGCTTCAATGTTCCCAACATGCCGGGTACATTAACATCAAGAAACTCAACAATAAATAATGTTCCTTCTGGTGGAGTCCAACAACCAGCTGGAAGCCTCTCTGGCGGACGATTCACATCAAATAACCTTCCTGTTGCTTTGTCTCAG TTATCTCATGGAAGCTCCCATGCACATTCAGGAGTCACTAATAGAGGAG GATTGGGTGTGTCCCCAATTTTGGGAAATGCAGGTCCTCGGATTACAAGTTCCATGGGAAACATGGTTGGTGGGGGAAACATTGGGAGGAGTATTAGCACTGGTGGAGGCTTGTCGGTGCCTGGTCTTGCTTCTCGTCTGAATTTAAGCGGAAATGGTGGATCTGGAAGTTTAACTGTACAAGGGCAAAATCGCTTGATGAGTGGTGTGCTACCACAAG GGTCTCCGCAAGTAATTTCGATGCTAGGAAACTCTTACCCTAATGCTGGTGGTCCACTTTCTCAAAGCCATGTCCAAGTGAATAATTTGAGCTCGATGGGAATAATGAATGATGTGAATTCTAATGACAGTTCTCCTTTTGACATCAACGATTTCCCTTCATTAACAAGTCGTCCCAGTTCTGCGGGAGGGCCTCAGGGGCAGTTGG GTTCACTACGAAAACAAGGCCTTGGTGTTAGTCCTATTGTTCAACAGAACCAAGAGTTCAGCATCCAAAATGAGGACTTTCCAGCTTTACCGGGATTTAAAG GTGGTGATGCTGAATATGGGATCAATATGCACCAGAAAGAACAACTCCATGACAATGCTGTGTCGATGATGCAATCTCAGCACTTCCCA ATGGGACGGTCCTCAGGATTTAACTTGGGGGGAACTTATTCTTCTCATAGGCCACAACAGCAACAACATGCTCCATCAGTCAGCAGTAGTGGTGTCTCGTTTTCACAAGTAAACAATCAGGATCTTCTCCATATGCATGGTTCAGACATATTCCCATCATCACATTCAACATATCATTCACAG ACTAGTGGAGGACCTCCTGGCATTGGATTAAGACCTCTGAATTCTGCCAATTCAGTTTCTGGCATGGGTTCATATGACCAGCTTATTCAGCAGtatcaacaacaaaatcaaTCCCAGTTTCGCCTGCACCAGATGTCAGCTGGCAATCAATCATATAGGGATCAGGGAATGAAATCGATGCAGTCAGCGCAATCTGCTCCAGACCTATTTGGTTTGCTTGGATTGTTAAGTGTCATAAGGATGAGTGATCCTGATCTTACATCTCTTGCACTTGGAATTGATTTGACAACGCTTGGATTAAACTTGAATTCAACAGAAAACCTTCACAAGACTTTTGGTTCCCCATGGTCTGACGAGCCGGCTAAGGGTGATCCAGAGTTTAGTGTTCCGCAATGTTACTATGCTAAACAACCGCCTGTACTACAT CAAGGGTATTTTTCAAAGTTTTCTGTGGAAACGTTGTTCTATATCTTTTACAG CATGCCCAAAGACGAGGCCCAATTATATGCTGCCAATGAACT AAATAATAGAGGCTGGTTTTATCACAAGGAACACCGCCTATGGTTCATAAGAGTACCCAACATGGAACCACTTGTGAAGACCAACACGTGTGAGAGAGGATCTTATCACTGCTTTGATCCCAATACCTTTGAAACTATCCGAAAG GATAATTTTATTGTGCATTACGAGTTGTTGGAGAAGAGACCGGTGTTACCACAGCATTGA
- the LOC103447768 gene encoding probable NOT transcription complex subunit VIP2 isoform X2 yields MSGLLNSSLNGSASNLPDSSGRFASSFSGQSGAASPVFHHSGSMQGLHNIHGSFNVPNMPGTLTSRNSTINNVPSGGVQQPAGSLSGGRFTSNNLPVALSQLSHGSSHAHSGVTNRGGISVVGNPGFSSSTNGIGGSIPGILPTSAAIGNRSAVSGLGVSPILGNAGPRITSSMGNMVGGGNIGRSISTGGGLSVPGLASRLNLSGNGGSGSLTVQGQNRLMSGVLPQGSPQVISMLGNSYPNAGGPLSQSHVQVNNLSSMGIMNDVNSNDSSPFDINDFPSLTSRPSSAGGPQGQLGSLRKQGLGVSPIVQQNQEFSIQNEDFPALPGFKGGDAEYGINMHQKEQLHDNAVSMMQSQHFPMGRSSGFNLGGTYSSHRPQQQQHAPSVSSSGVSFSQVNNQDLLHMHGSDIFPSSHSTYHSQTSGGPPGIGLRPLNSANSVSGMGSYDQLIQQYQQQNQSQFRLHQMSAGNQSYRDQGMKSMQSAQSAPDLFGLLGLLSVIRMSDPDLTSLALGIDLTTLGLNLNSTENLHKTFGSPWSDEPAKGDPEFSVPQCYYAKQPPVLHQGYFSKFSVETLFYIFYSMPKDEAQLYAANELNNRGWFYHKEHRLWFIRVPNMEPLVKTNTCERGSYHCFDPNTFETIRKDNFIVHYELLEKRPVLPQH; encoded by the exons ATGTCGGGTTTACTTAAT TCTTCTCTAAACGGATCAGCCTCAAATCTCCCAGACAGTAGTGGGCGATTTGCATCATCTTTCTCTGGTCAATCTGGTGCAGCTTCTCCCGTTTTTCATCACTCAG GAAGTATGCAGGGATTGCATAATATTCATGGGAGCTTCAATGTTCCCAACATGCCGGGTACATTAACATCAAGAAACTCAACAATAAATAATGTTCCTTCTGGTGGAGTCCAACAACCAGCTGGAAGCCTCTCTGGCGGACGATTCACATCAAATAACCTTCCTGTTGCTTTGTCTCAG TTATCTCATGGAAGCTCCCATGCACATTCAGGAGTCACTAATAGAGGAGGTATAAGTGTAGTAGGAAACCCTGGATTTAGTAGTAGCACAAATGGAATTGGCGGTTCTATTCCTGGGATTCTCCCTACATCTGCTGCAATTGGTAACCGGAGTGCTGTTTCAGGATTGGGTGTGTCCCCAATTTTGGGAAATGCAGGTCCTCGGATTACAAGTTCCATGGGAAACATGGTTGGTGGGGGAAACATTGGGAGGAGTATTAGCACTGGTGGAGGCTTGTCGGTGCCTGGTCTTGCTTCTCGTCTGAATTTAAGCGGAAATGGTGGATCTGGAAGTTTAACTGTACAAGGGCAAAATCGCTTGATGAGTGGTGTGCTACCACAAG GGTCTCCGCAAGTAATTTCGATGCTAGGAAACTCTTACCCTAATGCTGGTGGTCCACTTTCTCAAAGCCATGTCCAAGTGAATAATTTGAGCTCGATGGGAATAATGAATGATGTGAATTCTAATGACAGTTCTCCTTTTGACATCAACGATTTCCCTTCATTAACAAGTCGTCCCAGTTCTGCGGGAGGGCCTCAGGGGCAGTTGG GTTCACTACGAAAACAAGGCCTTGGTGTTAGTCCTATTGTTCAACAGAACCAAGAGTTCAGCATCCAAAATGAGGACTTTCCAGCTTTACCGGGATTTAAAG GTGGTGATGCTGAATATGGGATCAATATGCACCAGAAAGAACAACTCCATGACAATGCTGTGTCGATGATGCAATCTCAGCACTTCCCA ATGGGACGGTCCTCAGGATTTAACTTGGGGGGAACTTATTCTTCTCATAGGCCACAACAGCAACAACATGCTCCATCAGTCAGCAGTAGTGGTGTCTCGTTTTCACAAGTAAACAATCAGGATCTTCTCCATATGCATGGTTCAGACATATTCCCATCATCACATTCAACATATCATTCACAG ACTAGTGGAGGACCTCCTGGCATTGGATTAAGACCTCTGAATTCTGCCAATTCAGTTTCTGGCATGGGTTCATATGACCAGCTTATTCAGCAGtatcaacaacaaaatcaaTCCCAGTTTCGCCTGCACCAGATGTCAGCTGGCAATCAATCATATAGGGATCAGGGAATGAAATCGATGCAGTCAGCGCAATCTGCTCCAGACCTATTTGGTTTGCTTGGATTGTTAAGTGTCATAAGGATGAGTGATCCTGATCTTACATCTCTTGCACTTGGAATTGATTTGACAACGCTTGGATTAAACTTGAATTCAACAGAAAACCTTCACAAGACTTTTGGTTCCCCATGGTCTGACGAGCCGGCTAAGGGTGATCCAGAGTTTAGTGTTCCGCAATGTTACTATGCTAAACAACCGCCTGTACTACAT CAAGGGTATTTTTCAAAGTTTTCTGTGGAAACGTTGTTCTATATCTTTTACAG CATGCCCAAAGACGAGGCCCAATTATATGCTGCCAATGAACT AAATAATAGAGGCTGGTTTTATCACAAGGAACACCGCCTATGGTTCATAAGAGTACCCAACATGGAACCACTTGTGAAGACCAACACGTGTGAGAGAGGATCTTATCACTGCTTTGATCCCAATACCTTTGAAACTATCCGAAAG GATAATTTTATTGTGCATTACGAGTTGTTGGAGAAGAGACCGGTGTTACCACAGCATTGA
- the LOC108174530 gene encoding stemmadenine O-acetyltransferase-like: MVTVPTYMDQLFMKITTCVEQKMASEIKVEVIHKETIKPFYPTPDHLRSLSLSVFDQYQPEVYIPLLIFYPNNNNSDNSQVKNSDHRSLFAERSILLKKSLSEALTRFYPFAGEFKYNVSINCNDHGAAFLEAQVNCPVSKILKNPDFEILKQLLPTDCMSTQAETGYLVLVQANLFECGGLAIGISIYHKAADAFTTTTFIKCWAALAFGSASSTTDHHVLLPEEFGVAASLAPSHDSFDSPGAPVTFSTEKLTTRRFVFDASKISALKFKAASATVPNPTRVEVVSAVIWKSLIQASRSKFGFMKPSTWCAMLNLRKRSGQAVTENIQGNFVWFAAALTTEEQSEVELESLVGKLRKGIAEYKEKHPNGVSGEEVFQTIKAFVSLFLRGDLEIYTCSSWCRFPLYETNFGWGKPTWVTSQPFNDLFFLTDTRDGDGIELSLSLKEDVMTIFESSEDLLTYASLNPTVI; encoded by the coding sequence ATGGTAACCGTGCCTACTTATATGGACCAACTTTTTATGAAAATCACAACTTGTGTGGAGCAAAAGATGGCTTCAGAGATCAAGGTTGAAGTGATCCACAaggaaacaattaaaccattctATCCAACTCCTGACCACCTAAGAAGCTTGAGCCTCTCTGTTTTTGATCAGTATCAACCTGAAGTTTATATCCCACTACTTATCTTCTATCCCAACAACAATAACAGCGACAACAGCCAGGTCAAAAACAGTGATCATCGTTCATTGTTTGCCGAAAGGTCCATCCTTCTAAAGAAATCACTGTCTGAAGCCCTCACTCGATTCTACCCCTTCGCCGGAGAATTCAAATACAATGTTTCAATCAATTGCAATGACCATGGGGCTGCATTTCTTGAAGCCCAAGTCAACTGTCCTGTATCGAAGATTTTGAAAAACCCCGATTTTGAGATCCTAAAACAGTTGCTTCCAACTGATTGTATGTCCACGCAAGCTGAGACAGGATATCTTGTGCTAGTCCAGGCCAACTTATTTGAATGTGGAGGATTGGCAATCGGGATCAGCATTTACCATAAAGCCGCCGATGCTTTTACAACCACCACATTCATCAAATGTTGGGCTGCACTTGCTTTTGGCTCGGCCAGTAGTACTACTGATCACCACGTATTGCTTCCCGAGGAATTCGGTGTTGCAGCTTCTCTTGCACCATCCCATGATTCCTTCGACTCACCAGGAGCTCCTGTGACATTTTCTACGGAGAAACTCACAACGAGGAGGTTTGTGTTTGATGCTTCGAAAATTTCTGCTCTCAAGTTTAAGGCTGCTAGCGCCACGGTGCCAAACCCAACGCGTGTTGAAGTAGTATCGGCAGTCATTTGGAAAAGCCTAATACAAGCATCAAGATCGAAGTTTGGTTTTATGAAGCCATCCACATGGTGTGCAATGTTGAACTTGCGCAAACGATCGGGGCAGGCCGTGACAGAAAACATACAGGGGAATTTCGTGTGGTTCGCTGCAGCATTGACGACGGAAGAGCAGAGCGAAGTAGAGCTCGAGAGCTTAGTTGGTAAACTCAGGAAAGGGATTGCGGAATATAAGGAAAAGCATCCAAATGGAGTCAGTGGTGAGGAAGTATTTCAAACCATCAAAGCGTTTGTGAGCCTTTTCTTGAGAGGAGACTTAGAAATCTATACTTGCAGCAGCTGGTGCAGGTTTCCGTTGTATGAAACCAATTTCGGATGGGGAAAGCCGACATGGGTGACTTCTCAACCATTcaatgatttattttttttgactGATACGAGAGATGGTGATGGCATAGAATTGTCCTTGTCACTGAAAGAAGACGTCATGACCATATTCGAAAGCAGCGAGGACCTGCTCACGTATGCTTCTCTGAATCCGACTGTCATTTGA
- the LOC103447768 gene encoding probable NOT transcription complex subunit VIP2 isoform X3, translated as MSGLLNSSLNGSASNLPDSSGRFASSFSGQSGAASPVFHHSGSMQGLHNIHGSFNVPNMPGTLTSRNSTINNVPSGGVQQPAGSLSGGRFTSNNLPVALSQLSHGSSHAHSGVTNRGGLGVSPILGNAGPRITSSMGNMVGGGNIGRSISTGGGLSVPGLASRLNLSGNGGSGSLTVQGQNRLMSGVLPQGSPQVISMLGNSYPNAGGPLSQSHVQVNNLSSMGIMNDVNSNDSSPFDINDFPSLTSRPSSAGGPQGQLGSLRKQGLGVSPIVQQNQEFSIQNEDFPALPGFKAGGDAEYGINMHQKEQLHDNAVSMMQSQHFPMGRSSGFNLGGTYSSHRPQQQQHAPSVSSSGVSFSQVNNQDLLHMHGSDIFPSSHSTYHSQTSGGPPGIGLRPLNSANSVSGMGSYDQLIQQYQQQNQSQFRLHQMSAGNQSYRDQGMKSMQSAQSAPDLFGLLGLLSVIRMSDPDLTSLALGIDLTTLGLNLNSTENLHKTFGSPWSDEPAKGDPEFSVPQCYYAKQPPVLHQGYFSKFSVETLFYIFYSMPKDEAQLYAANELNNRGWFYHKEHRLWFIRVPNMEPLVKTNTCERGSYHCFDPNTFETIRKDNFIVHYELLEKRPVLPQH; from the exons ATGTCGGGTTTACTTAAT TCTTCTCTAAACGGATCAGCCTCAAATCTCCCAGACAGTAGTGGGCGATTTGCATCATCTTTCTCTGGTCAATCTGGTGCAGCTTCTCCCGTTTTTCATCACTCAG GAAGTATGCAGGGATTGCATAATATTCATGGGAGCTTCAATGTTCCCAACATGCCGGGTACATTAACATCAAGAAACTCAACAATAAATAATGTTCCTTCTGGTGGAGTCCAACAACCAGCTGGAAGCCTCTCTGGCGGACGATTCACATCAAATAACCTTCCTGTTGCTTTGTCTCAG TTATCTCATGGAAGCTCCCATGCACATTCAGGAGTCACTAATAGAGGAG GATTGGGTGTGTCCCCAATTTTGGGAAATGCAGGTCCTCGGATTACAAGTTCCATGGGAAACATGGTTGGTGGGGGAAACATTGGGAGGAGTATTAGCACTGGTGGAGGCTTGTCGGTGCCTGGTCTTGCTTCTCGTCTGAATTTAAGCGGAAATGGTGGATCTGGAAGTTTAACTGTACAAGGGCAAAATCGCTTGATGAGTGGTGTGCTACCACAAG GGTCTCCGCAAGTAATTTCGATGCTAGGAAACTCTTACCCTAATGCTGGTGGTCCACTTTCTCAAAGCCATGTCCAAGTGAATAATTTGAGCTCGATGGGAATAATGAATGATGTGAATTCTAATGACAGTTCTCCTTTTGACATCAACGATTTCCCTTCATTAACAAGTCGTCCCAGTTCTGCGGGAGGGCCTCAGGGGCAGTTGG GTTCACTACGAAAACAAGGCCTTGGTGTTAGTCCTATTGTTCAACAGAACCAAGAGTTCAGCATCCAAAATGAGGACTTTCCAGCTTTACCGGGATTTAAAG CAGGTGGTGATGCTGAATATGGGATCAATATGCACCAGAAAGAACAACTCCATGACAATGCTGTGTCGATGATGCAATCTCAGCACTTCCCA ATGGGACGGTCCTCAGGATTTAACTTGGGGGGAACTTATTCTTCTCATAGGCCACAACAGCAACAACATGCTCCATCAGTCAGCAGTAGTGGTGTCTCGTTTTCACAAGTAAACAATCAGGATCTTCTCCATATGCATGGTTCAGACATATTCCCATCATCACATTCAACATATCATTCACAG ACTAGTGGAGGACCTCCTGGCATTGGATTAAGACCTCTGAATTCTGCCAATTCAGTTTCTGGCATGGGTTCATATGACCAGCTTATTCAGCAGtatcaacaacaaaatcaaTCCCAGTTTCGCCTGCACCAGATGTCAGCTGGCAATCAATCATATAGGGATCAGGGAATGAAATCGATGCAGTCAGCGCAATCTGCTCCAGACCTATTTGGTTTGCTTGGATTGTTAAGTGTCATAAGGATGAGTGATCCTGATCTTACATCTCTTGCACTTGGAATTGATTTGACAACGCTTGGATTAAACTTGAATTCAACAGAAAACCTTCACAAGACTTTTGGTTCCCCATGGTCTGACGAGCCGGCTAAGGGTGATCCAGAGTTTAGTGTTCCGCAATGTTACTATGCTAAACAACCGCCTGTACTACAT CAAGGGTATTTTTCAAAGTTTTCTGTGGAAACGTTGTTCTATATCTTTTACAG CATGCCCAAAGACGAGGCCCAATTATATGCTGCCAATGAACT AAATAATAGAGGCTGGTTTTATCACAAGGAACACCGCCTATGGTTCATAAGAGTACCCAACATGGAACCACTTGTGAAGACCAACACGTGTGAGAGAGGATCTTATCACTGCTTTGATCCCAATACCTTTGAAACTATCCGAAAG GATAATTTTATTGTGCATTACGAGTTGTTGGAGAAGAGACCGGTGTTACCACAGCATTGA